Proteins co-encoded in one Dasypus novemcinctus isolate mDasNov1 chromosome 18, mDasNov1.1.hap2, whole genome shotgun sequence genomic window:
- the ZNF8 gene encoding zinc finger protein 8 isoform X1, producing the protein MDSEKEAAAAAMVTGPPEAARLQELVTFRDVAVDFTREEWGQLGPAQRTLYRDVMLETFGHLLSVGPELPKPDVISQLEQGAELWLAERGIAGGRCPGWKTSPEDQVSPKEQRLPEESFHVIKREHIPRDAPQPSTLGGDREGEGQLNAHKKDQDNLRQLEFGLEEALTQDSSNKSPRLGENCVLSSNLVPLEEISRKKYLCTYDSHVTSLEHNSSLISQQTVSSEKQPFENKDCSKAFDQGIQVLQFARSQIQDKPYKCTDCGKSFNHNAHLTVHKRIHTGERPYMCKECGKAFSQNSSLVQHERIHTGDKPYKCAECGKSFCHSTHLTVHRRIHTGEKPYECQDCGRAFNQNSSLGRHKRTHTGEKPYTCSVCGKSFSRTTCLFLHLRTHTEERPYECNHCGKGFRHSSSLAQHQRKHVGEKPYECRQRLIFEQSPALMKHEWGEPLGCNPSLSQDERTNQSDRPFKCNQCGKCFIQSSHLIRHQITHTREESHGCKQREQTFSRSSHLIQHQYTHSEENSGSGTEAAQPASRALALFDIHEIIQEKNPVHVIGVEEPSVGTSMLFDIREST; encoded by the exons ATGGACTCTGAGAAGGAGGCGGCAGCGGCGGCCATGGTGACGGGGCCGCCGGAGGCGGCTCGACTTcag GAACTGGTGACTTTCCGGGATGTAGCTGTGGATTTCACCCGCGAGGAGTGGGGGCAGCTGGGCCCTGCCCAGAGGACCCTGTACCGCGACGTGATGCTGGAGACCTTTGGACACCTGCTCTCTGTGG ggcctgaGCTTCCCAAACCTGATGTCATCTCCCAGCTGGAGCAAGGGGCCGAGCTGTGGCTGGCAGAGAGAGGAATTGCCGGAGGCCGCTGTCCGG GCTGGAAGACTAGCCCTGAAGACCAAGTGTCTCCCAAGGAGCAGCGTCTTCCTGAAGAGTCATTCCACGTCATCAAAAGAGAACACATCCCAAGGGATGCTCCTCAGCCTTCCACATTAGGGGGGGACCGGGAAGGTGAGGGCCAGTTAAATGCACACAAGAAGGACCAGGATAATTTGAGGCAACTGGAATTTGGCCTTGAAGAAGCACTAACTCAGGATAGCAGCAACAAAAGTCCCAGACTTGGAGAAAACTGTGTCCTGAGTTCTAACCTAGTTCCATTAGAAGAAATctctaggaaaaaatatttgtgtaCTTATGACTCACATGTTACAAGCTTGGAACATAATTCAAGCTTAATCAGTCAACAGACAGTCTCCTCAGAAAAGCAACCCTTTGAAAACAAGGACTGTAGCAAAGCTTTCGATCAGGGCATTCAAGTTCTGCAGTTTGCAAGAAGTCAGATACAGGATAAACCCTACAAATGTACTGACTGTGGTAAATCTTTTAACCATAATGCTCACCTCACAGTGCATAAGAGAATTCATACAGGAGAGAGACCTTATATGTGCAAAgagtgtgggaaagccttcagccaGAACTCATCCCTCGTTCAACATGAGCGAATCCACACAGGAGACAAACCCTATAAGTGTGCTGAATGTGGGAAATCTTTCTGTCACAGTACACACCTTACCGTACATCGGAGAATTCACACCggagagaagccctatgaatgtCAGGACTGTGGGAGAGCCTTCAACCAAAATTCATCCCTTGGCCGCCATAAGAGAacacacactggagagaaaccctacacTTGTAGCGTATGTGGGAAATCTTTTTCGCGGACCACttgcctttttctgcatctgaGAACACATACTGAGGAGAGACCCTATGAGTGCAATCATTGTGGGAAAGGCTTCAGGCACAGCTCCTCTCTGGCTCAACATCAGAGAAAGCATGTTGGGGAGAAGCCCTATGAATGCCGCCAGAGACTGATCTTTGAGCAGTCACCAGCTTTAATGAAACATGAATGGGGGGAACCCCTTGGCTGCAACCCATCTTTGAGTCAAGATGAGAGGACCAACCAGAGTGACAGACCTTTTAAATGTAATCAGTGTGGGAAATGTTTCATTCAGAGCTCTCACCTCATCCGACATCAGATAACTCACACTAGAGAGGAGTCCCATGGATGTAAACAACGTGAACAAACCTTTAGCCGGAGCTCACACCTCATCCAACATCAGTACACGCATTCAGAAGAGAACTCTGGGAGTGGAACAGAGGCAGCACAGCCCGCAAGCAGAGCTCTTGCCTTGTTTGACATCCATGAAATAATCCAAGAGAAAAACCCCGTGCACGTTATCGGTGTGGAAGAACCTTCAGTTGGCACATCTATGTTATTTGACATTAGAGAATCTACATAG
- the ZNF8 gene encoding zinc finger protein 8 isoform X2, protein MDSEKEAAAAAMVTGPPEAARLQELVTFRDVAVDFTREEWGQLGPAQRTLYRDVMLETFGHLLSVGPELPKPDVISQLEQGAELWLAERGIAGGRCPGENLPSGSPCWEQPRK, encoded by the exons ATGGACTCTGAGAAGGAGGCGGCAGCGGCGGCCATGGTGACGGGGCCGCCGGAGGCGGCTCGACTTcag GAACTGGTGACTTTCCGGGATGTAGCTGTGGATTTCACCCGCGAGGAGTGGGGGCAGCTGGGCCCTGCCCAGAGGACCCTGTACCGCGACGTGATGCTGGAGACCTTTGGACACCTGCTCTCTGTGG ggcctgaGCTTCCCAAACCTGATGTCATCTCCCAGCTGGAGCAAGGGGCCGAGCTGTGGCTGGCAGAGAGAGGAATTGCCGGAGGCCGCTGTCCGGGTGAGAACCTGCCAAGTGGGAGCCCCTGCTGGGAGCAGCCCAGGAAGTGA